One Camelina sativa cultivar DH55 chromosome 3, Cs, whole genome shotgun sequence genomic window carries:
- the LOC104778455 gene encoding cellulose synthase-like protein E1 isoform X1, with protein sequence MAMGKEDDNRCKPVHDGHSEPLFETRRKTGRVIAYRVFSVSVFACICLIWFYRVTVPIKIDVNRTGIDRLIWFVMLVAEIWFGLYWVVTQSSRWNPVWRFTFPDRLSRRYGNDLPRLDVFVCTADPVIEPPLMVVNTVLSVAALDYPPEKLAVYLSDDGGSELTFYALTEAAEFAKTWVPFCKRFNVEPTSPAAYLSSKGNGLDSTAEEVAELYREMAARIETASRLGRVPEEARLKYGEGFTQWDADATRRNHGTILQILVDGREENTIAIEIPTLVYLSREKRPQHHHNFKAGAMNALVLRVSSKITCGKIILNLDCDMYANNSKSARDALCILLDEKEGKEIAFVQFPQCFDNVTRNDLYATMMRVGVDVEFIGLDGNGGPLYIGTGCFHRRDVICGRKYGEEEEEVKSEKVQEMIEPEMIKDLASCTYEANTQWGKEMGVKYGCPVEDVITGLAIQCRGWKSAFLNPEKKDFLGVAPTNLHQMLVQHRRWSEGDFQVLLSEYSPVWYGKGKIGLGLILGYCCYCLWAPSSVPVLVYSVLTFLCLFKGIPLFPKVSSSWFIPFGYVTVVVNAYSLAEFLWCGGTFRGWWNEQRVWLYRRTSSFLFGFTDTIMKLLGVSESAFVITSKVADEEAAERYKDEVMEFGVESPMFLLLGTLGMLNLFCFAAAVMRLASGDGGDFKTMGFQFVITGILVVINWPLYEGMLLRKDKGKMPTSVTVKSVVIALSACTCLAFL encoded by the exons ATGGCCATGGGAAAGGAAGATGATAACAGGTGCAAACCGGTTCATGATGGCCACAGTGAACCGCTTTTTGAGACCAGGAGGAAAACCGGAAGAGTGATTGCGTACCGGGTTTTCTCAGTCTCGGTTTTTGCGTGTATCTGTTTGATTTGGTTCTACAGAGTGACTGTACCGATAAAGATTGATGTTAACCGGACCGGTATAGATCGATTGATCTGGTTCGTTATGTTGGTTGCGgagatttggttcggtttgtatTGGGTGGTCACACAATCTTCCCGGTGGAATCCGGTTTGGCGATTCACCTTCCCCGATAGACTCTCCCGGAGATATGGAAACGATCTCCCGAGGCTTGACGTTTTTGTCTGCACGGCGGATCCGGTGATCGAGCCGCCGTTGATGGTGGTCAACACAGTCTTATCTGTGGCGGCTCTCGACTATCCACCGGAGAAACTCGCCGTGTATCTTTCAGATGACGGTGGCTCTGAGCTCACGTTCTATGCTCTCACGGAGGCGGCTGAGTTTGCTAAAACTTGGGTTCCGTTCTGCAAGAGGTTCAACGTTGAGCCGACATCTCCGGCGGCTTACTTGTCTTCCAAGGGAAATGGTCTTGATTCTACAGCTGAAGAGGTGGCTGAGTTGTACAGAGAAATGGCGGCGAGGATTGAAACGGCGTCAAGACTCGGACGAGTACCGGAGGAGGCACGGTTGAAGTACGGTGAAGGGTTTACGCAGTGGGATGCTGACGCTACCCGAAGAAACCATGGAACCATTCTTCAA ATATTGGTAGACGGAAGAGAAGAGAATACAATAGCCATAGAAATACCAACGTTGGTGTATTtatcgagagagaagagacctCAACATCATCACAACTTCAAGGCTGGAGCCATGAACGCATTGGTA CTGAGGGTTTCTTCGAAGATAACTTGTGGGAAAATCATACTTAACTTGGACTGTGATATGTACGCAAACAACTCAAAGTCAGCACGCGATGCTCTCTGCATTCTTCTTGAtgagaaagaaggaaaagagatTGCTTTCGTGCAGTTTCCGCAGTGTTTTGACAACGTCACAAGGAATGATTTGTATGCAACCATGATGCGAGTAGGAGTGGAT GTGGAGTTTATTGGATTGGATGGAAATGGTGGTCCGTTATACATAGGAACTGGCTGCTTTCACAGAAGAGATGTGATATGTGGAAGAAagtatggagaagaagaagaagaagtaaaatctGAGAAAGTTCAAGAAATGATAGAGCCTGAGATGATTAAGGATCTCGCGAGCTGCACTTATGAGGCAAACACTCAATGGGGGAAAGAG ATGGGTGTGAAATACGGTTGCCCGGTAGAGGATGTTATAACTGGTTTAGCGATTCAGTGTCGCGGATGGAAATCAGCCTTCTTGAACCCGGAAAAGAAAGATTTTCTCGGGGTAGCCCCGACCAATTTGCATCAGATGCTTGTGCAGCATAGGAGATGGTCAGAGGGAGACTTTCAGGTTCTACTTTCGGAGTATAGTCCAGTTTGGTATGGAAAAGGAAAGATCGGTTTAGGGCTGATACTTGGTTACTGTTGCTATTGCCTTTGGGCTCCATCGTCAGTACCTGTCCtcgtttactctgttttgacttttctctgcCTCTTCAAAGGCATTCCTCTGTTTCCAAAG GTCTCAAGCTCGTGGTTTATCCCGTTTGGATACGTCACTGTGGTAGTTAACGCCTACAGCTTAGCGGAGTTCCTGTGGTGTGGAGGGACGTTCCGTGGATGGTGGAACGAGCAAAGGGTGTGGCTATATAGAAGAACAAGCTCGTTTCTTTTCGGATTCACGGACACGATTATGAAGCTACTTGGTGTTTCAGAGTCAGCATTTGTGATAACATCGAAAGTAGCAGATGAAGAAGCAGCAGAGAGATACAAGGATGAGGTAATGGAGTTTGGAGTGGAGTCTCCAATGTTTCTCCTCCTTGGAACACTCGGCATGCTCAATCTCTTCTGCTTCGCCGCAGCGGTTATGAGACTTGCTTCTGGAGACGGTGGAGATTTTAAGACGATGGGTTTTCAATTTGTGATAACAGGGATACTTGTTGTCATAAACTGGCCTTTGTATGAAGGAATGTTGTTGAGGAAAGACAAAGGGAAGATGCCGACGAGCGTTACTGTTAAATCAGTTGTTATAGCTTTATCTGCATGCACCTGTTTAGCGTTTTTATAA
- the LOC104778455 gene encoding cellulose synthase-like protein E1 isoform X2, translating into MAMGKEDDNRCKPVHDGHSEPLFETRRKTGRVIAYRVFSVSVFACICLIWFYRVTVPIKIDVNRTGIDRLIWFVMLVAEIWFGLYWVVTQSSRWNPVWRFTFPDRLSRRYGNDLPRLDVFVCTADPVIEPPLMVVNTVLSVAALDYPPEKLAVYLSDDGGSELTFYALTEAAEFAKTWVPFCKRFNVEPTSPAAYLSSKGNGLDSTAEEVAELYREMAARIETASRLGRVPEEARLKYGEGFTQWDADATRRNHGTILQILVDGREENTIAIEIPTLVYLSREKRPQHHHNFKAGAMNALLRVSSKITCGKIILNLDCDMYANNSKSARDALCILLDEKEGKEIAFVQFPQCFDNVTRNDLYATMMRVGVDVEFIGLDGNGGPLYIGTGCFHRRDVICGRKYGEEEEEVKSEKVQEMIEPEMIKDLASCTYEANTQWGKEMGVKYGCPVEDVITGLAIQCRGWKSAFLNPEKKDFLGVAPTNLHQMLVQHRRWSEGDFQVLLSEYSPVWYGKGKIGLGLILGYCCYCLWAPSSVPVLVYSVLTFLCLFKGIPLFPKVSSSWFIPFGYVTVVVNAYSLAEFLWCGGTFRGWWNEQRVWLYRRTSSFLFGFTDTIMKLLGVSESAFVITSKVADEEAAERYKDEVMEFGVESPMFLLLGTLGMLNLFCFAAAVMRLASGDGGDFKTMGFQFVITGILVVINWPLYEGMLLRKDKGKMPTSVTVKSVVIALSACTCLAFL; encoded by the exons ATGGCCATGGGAAAGGAAGATGATAACAGGTGCAAACCGGTTCATGATGGCCACAGTGAACCGCTTTTTGAGACCAGGAGGAAAACCGGAAGAGTGATTGCGTACCGGGTTTTCTCAGTCTCGGTTTTTGCGTGTATCTGTTTGATTTGGTTCTACAGAGTGACTGTACCGATAAAGATTGATGTTAACCGGACCGGTATAGATCGATTGATCTGGTTCGTTATGTTGGTTGCGgagatttggttcggtttgtatTGGGTGGTCACACAATCTTCCCGGTGGAATCCGGTTTGGCGATTCACCTTCCCCGATAGACTCTCCCGGAGATATGGAAACGATCTCCCGAGGCTTGACGTTTTTGTCTGCACGGCGGATCCGGTGATCGAGCCGCCGTTGATGGTGGTCAACACAGTCTTATCTGTGGCGGCTCTCGACTATCCACCGGAGAAACTCGCCGTGTATCTTTCAGATGACGGTGGCTCTGAGCTCACGTTCTATGCTCTCACGGAGGCGGCTGAGTTTGCTAAAACTTGGGTTCCGTTCTGCAAGAGGTTCAACGTTGAGCCGACATCTCCGGCGGCTTACTTGTCTTCCAAGGGAAATGGTCTTGATTCTACAGCTGAAGAGGTGGCTGAGTTGTACAGAGAAATGGCGGCGAGGATTGAAACGGCGTCAAGACTCGGACGAGTACCGGAGGAGGCACGGTTGAAGTACGGTGAAGGGTTTACGCAGTGGGATGCTGACGCTACCCGAAGAAACCATGGAACCATTCTTCAA ATATTGGTAGACGGAAGAGAAGAGAATACAATAGCCATAGAAATACCAACGTTGGTGTATTtatcgagagagaagagacctCAACATCATCACAACTTCAAGGCTGGAGCCATGAACGCATTG CTGAGGGTTTCTTCGAAGATAACTTGTGGGAAAATCATACTTAACTTGGACTGTGATATGTACGCAAACAACTCAAAGTCAGCACGCGATGCTCTCTGCATTCTTCTTGAtgagaaagaaggaaaagagatTGCTTTCGTGCAGTTTCCGCAGTGTTTTGACAACGTCACAAGGAATGATTTGTATGCAACCATGATGCGAGTAGGAGTGGAT GTGGAGTTTATTGGATTGGATGGAAATGGTGGTCCGTTATACATAGGAACTGGCTGCTTTCACAGAAGAGATGTGATATGTGGAAGAAagtatggagaagaagaagaagaagtaaaatctGAGAAAGTTCAAGAAATGATAGAGCCTGAGATGATTAAGGATCTCGCGAGCTGCACTTATGAGGCAAACACTCAATGGGGGAAAGAG ATGGGTGTGAAATACGGTTGCCCGGTAGAGGATGTTATAACTGGTTTAGCGATTCAGTGTCGCGGATGGAAATCAGCCTTCTTGAACCCGGAAAAGAAAGATTTTCTCGGGGTAGCCCCGACCAATTTGCATCAGATGCTTGTGCAGCATAGGAGATGGTCAGAGGGAGACTTTCAGGTTCTACTTTCGGAGTATAGTCCAGTTTGGTATGGAAAAGGAAAGATCGGTTTAGGGCTGATACTTGGTTACTGTTGCTATTGCCTTTGGGCTCCATCGTCAGTACCTGTCCtcgtttactctgttttgacttttctctgcCTCTTCAAAGGCATTCCTCTGTTTCCAAAG GTCTCAAGCTCGTGGTTTATCCCGTTTGGATACGTCACTGTGGTAGTTAACGCCTACAGCTTAGCGGAGTTCCTGTGGTGTGGAGGGACGTTCCGTGGATGGTGGAACGAGCAAAGGGTGTGGCTATATAGAAGAACAAGCTCGTTTCTTTTCGGATTCACGGACACGATTATGAAGCTACTTGGTGTTTCAGAGTCAGCATTTGTGATAACATCGAAAGTAGCAGATGAAGAAGCAGCAGAGAGATACAAGGATGAGGTAATGGAGTTTGGAGTGGAGTCTCCAATGTTTCTCCTCCTTGGAACACTCGGCATGCTCAATCTCTTCTGCTTCGCCGCAGCGGTTATGAGACTTGCTTCTGGAGACGGTGGAGATTTTAAGACGATGGGTTTTCAATTTGTGATAACAGGGATACTTGTTGTCATAAACTGGCCTTTGTATGAAGGAATGTTGTTGAGGAAAGACAAAGGGAAGATGCCGACGAGCGTTACTGTTAAATCAGTTGTTATAGCTTTATCTGCATGCACCTGTTTAGCGTTTTTATAA
- the LOC104778452 gene encoding coiled-coil domain-containing protein 22-like isoform X2 produces MCCLRQFLHPSEDDSYRLVRFLVERLSEKNEGLETSPAGDLASRSKMETFRDNVQDMMVKDETFDMHIQKVEAVLKDLTMTTEISHLPDSRAKDTSTSGSANVDIFPIKTEDPVNDVPSDLSLRESSRYEDSSYKDPSETNFGTVELQNQHNLLLEELDSGSSELFSLDSELELLKMAAERLLADKKTGGSYLEQLSQQLVIKRRNITDIKKQWDDVRLTLETKKLRLLDQLHVEEPEAKEKFHKLRKTELDLQSLSSEIQKREDERCNLYNELERQPKAAPRKSYIHGIKEITKNSRKLDTDIQRISGETRELQLESNSIRERLHRSYAVVDEIVTREVRRDPAVRQVYKLLTSIHSIFEQISEKILMTDRFRRETADYEKKLGSITARGMSLEKLQADLDAIRKENDSLKK; encoded by the exons ATGTGTTGCTTGCGGCAGTTTCTGCATCCATCTGAAGATGACTCGTATAGGTTGGTTAGGTTTCTGGTTGAGAGGCTTTCGGAGAAAAACGAAGGGTTGGAAACTTCCCCAGCTGGTGATTTAGCTAGTAGGTCCAAGATGGAAACTTTCAGAGATAATGTACAAGACATGATGGTGAAGGATGAGACTTTTGATATGCATATACAAAAGGTTGAAGCTGTCCTTAAAGATCTTACAATGACTACTGAAATCTCCCATTTACCAGACTCTCGTGCAAAAGATACATCAACCAGTGGTTCCGCCAATGTTGACATTTTCCCCATAAAGACAGAGGATCCTGTTAATGATGTACCATCAGATCTTTCTTTAAGAGAGTCATCTAGATATGAAGATAGTTCTTACAAAGACCCGTCTGAG ACAAATTTTGGGACTGTTGAGTTACAAAATCAACATAATTTACTCTTGGAGGAACTGGACTCTGGATCTTCAGAGTTATTTAGTCTTGACAGCGAGCTGGAGTTATTAAAGATGGCGGCGGAGAGGTTATTGGCAGACAAAAAGACGGGTGGGTCATATCTCGAACAGCTTAGTCAACAACTGGTGATCAAAAGGCGTAATATCACGGATATTAAAAAGCAATG GGACGATGTAAGGTTGACTTTGGAAACTAAAAAGCTACGTCTCTTGGACCAACTTCATGTTGAGGAACCAGAGGCTAAAGAGAAATTCCATAAGTTGAGAAAGACTGAACTGGATTTACAATCTCTCTCATCAGAAATTCAAAAGAG GGAAGATGAACGTTGTAACCTATACAATGAACTTGAGAGGCAGCCAAAAGCAGCGCCTCGGAAATCTTATATCCATGGGATTAAAGAAATAACTAAAAACAGCCGTAAACTGGACACTGATATTCAGAGGATTTCAGGGGAGACCAGGGAGCTACAATTAGAGAGTAACTCAATCCGCGAACGCCTGCACCGATCATATGCTGTTGTGGATGAAATAGTTACAAG GGAAGTGAGAAGAGACCCAGCGGTACGACAGGTCTACAAGCTACTGACCAGTATTCacagtatttttgagcaaatcTCTGAGAAAATTCTCATGACTGATCGGTTTAGAAGAGAAACAGCCGATTATGAAAAGAAGTTGGGGTCCATCACAGCTCGAGGCATGAGTTTAGAGAAACTACAAGCCGATCTGGATGCCATCAGGAAAGAAAACGATAGCTTAAAGAAATGA
- the LOC104778449 gene encoding GBF-interacting protein 1-like — protein MFGFFPSISALGQPVNTEAAETQPGAPAIPLVSYPPDQGSIAAAASQQANLYRQQYPPNFFPYSPYYSQFYIPPPYIHQFVNPNGIPQQSYFPPGAALTAPSHVGNTENPSPTNPSLQASSTVATHIPSATALNSIHSEENASRLTESAAAWIGQGFGNLQVNPMYNLAFQGPPLGFPVMQGGHGGLMGIHQPTLPMTAASITYQTLPPGPHTTTAMAEPIGHGHIAYQQHQAAPTN, from the exons ATGTTTGGTTTTTTCCCCTCTATATCAGCATTAGGCCAACCTGTAAACACAGAAGCAGCAGAGACTCAG CCTGGAGCGCCAGCTATTCCATTAGTATCATATCCTCCAGATCAGGGCTCCATAGCAGCAGCAGCCTCTCAACAGGCAAATCTTTATAGGCAGCAATACCCTCCCAATTTCTTCCCTTACAGTCCCTATTACTCACAGTTTTATATACCACCGCCGTACATTCACCAGTTTGTGAACCCAAACGGGATCCCTCAGCAGTCTTATTTTCCACCAGGAGCTGCTCTCACAGCACCTTCTCATGTCGGCAACACCGAAAACCCTTCCCCCACAAATCCATCCCTACAAGCTTCTTCCACTGTTGCTACTCACATCCCATCTGCAACCGCCTTAAATTCTATCCATAGTGAAGAAAATGCATCACGCCtg ACTGAAAGTGCAGCTGCATGGATTGGACAGGGATTTGGCAACCTGCAGGTGAATCCAATGTACAACTTAGCATTCCAAGGTCCGCCACTCGGTTTTCCAGTTATGCAGGGTGGTCATGGTGGCCTCATGGGAATACACCAACCAACACTGCCCATGACCGCTGCTTCAATTACATATCAGACTTTACCGCCAGGGCCACACACCACAACGGCTATGGCTGAACCCATAGGACACGGGCACATCGCTTATCAGCAACATCAAGCTGCCCCAACGAATTAA
- the LOC104778453 gene encoding SEC14 cytosolic factor — protein sequence MSITNEEAIKQLRALMEDVDDSLREPYRNIHQGYPTETLIRFLKARDWNVQKAHKMLLECLEWRTQNEIDKILTKPIVPVDLYRAIRDTQLVGVSGYSKEGLPVIAIGVGLSTYDKASVHYYVQSHIQMNEYRDRVILPSASKKQGRPICTCLKILDMSGLKLSALSQIKLMTAITTIDDLNYPEKTETYYVVNVPYIFSACWKTIKPLLQERTKKKIQVLKGCGKDELLKIMDYESLPHFCRREGSGSGRHISNGTSDNCFSLDNSFHQDLYDYVKQQALLVKGTNAPIRHGSVHVKFPEPDSEGNKIFDTLETEFQKLGNDHKI from the exons atgagcaTCACTAATGAAGAAGCTATCAAGCAATTGCGTGCTTTAATGGAAGACg TTGATGATTCACTGAGAGAGCCGTATCGG AACATTCATCAAGGGTATCCAACAGAGACTTTGATACGCTTTCTTAAAGCCAGGGATTGGAATGTTCAGAAAGCTCATAAAATG TTGCTCGAGTGTTTAGAATGGAGGACTCAAAACGAGATCGACAAGATTCTAACA aAACCCATTGTTCCTGTTGACCTGTACAGAGCAATCAGAGACACACAGCTTGTCGGTGTATCTGGTTACTCAAAAgag GGTCTCCCTGTCATTGCAATTGGTGTGGGGCTTAGCACATATGACAAAGCCTCA GTCCACTACTATGTACAGTCTCACATTCAAATGAATGAGTACCGTGATCGTGTGATATTG CCATCTGCTTCAAAGAAACAGGGACGACCAATCTGCActtgtttgaaaattttggatatgTCTGGTTTAAAGCTTTCAGCTCTAAGTCAAATTAAG TTAATGACTGCAATAACCACAATAGATGATTTGAACTATCCAGAGAAGACTGAGACATATTATGTTGTCAATGTCCCGTACATATTCTCTGCTTGTTGGAAAACCATAAAGCCTCTGTTGCAagagagaacaaagaagaagattcaagtgCTGAAAGGCTGCGGGAAAGATGAGTTGCTGAAG ATAATGGACTATGAGTCTCTCCCACATTTCTGTAGAAGAGAAGGGTCTGGATCTGGTAGGCATATCTCAAACGGAACATCAGACAACTGTTTCTCTTTGGATAACTCTTTCCACCAAGACCTTTACGATTATGTCAAGCAACAGGCTCTTCTGGTTAAAGGGACAAATGCACCGATCAGACATGGTTCAGTCCACGTAAAGTTCCCTGAGCCAGACTCCGAAGGCAACAAGATCTTTGATACCTTAGAAACTGAGTTCCAGAAGCTTGGGAATGACCACAAGATCTGA
- the LOC104778452 gene encoding coiled-coil domain-containing protein 22-like isoform X1 yields MEESRDILMSTLIESGVLIPGDFSSVGEFSPEALVSICAQLLNLIDPSASLCDELPDSLPDRFRICSDIAHTVKNLGYISEMSYYKFLHPSEDDSYRLVRFLVERLSEKNEGLETSPAGDLASRSKMETFRDNVQDMMVKDETFDMHIQKVEAVLKDLTMTTEISHLPDSRAKDTSTSGSANVDIFPIKTEDPVNDVPSDLSLRESSRYEDSSYKDPSETNFGTVELQNQHNLLLEELDSGSSELFSLDSELELLKMAAERLLADKKTGGSYLEQLSQQLVIKRRNITDIKKQWDDVRLTLETKKLRLLDQLHVEEPEAKEKFHKLRKTELDLQSLSSEIQKREDERCNLYNELERQPKAAPRKSYIHGIKEITKNSRKLDTDIQRISGETRELQLESNSIRERLHRSYAVVDEIVTREVRRDPAVRQVYKLLTSIHSIFEQISEKILMTDRFRRETADYEKKLGSITARGMSLEKLQADLDAIRKENDSLKK; encoded by the exons ATGGAGGAATCGCGAGATATACTGATGTCAACGCTGATCGAATCTGGGGTTTTGATTCCCGGAGATTTCTCTTCCGTCGGCGAATTTTCCCCGGAGGCGTTGGTATCGATCTGTGCTCAGTTGCTCAATCTCATTGACCCATCGGCGTCGCTTTGCGATGAGCTCCCTGATTCTCTCCCCGATAGGTTCAGGATCTGCTCCGATATCGCTCATACTGTGAAGAATCTAGGCTACATCAGCGAAATGAGCTATTATAAG TTTCTGCATCCATCTGAAGATGACTCGTATAGGTTGGTTAGGTTTCTGGTTGAGAGGCTTTCGGAGAAAAACGAAGGGTTGGAAACTTCCCCAGCTGGTGATTTAGCTAGTAGGTCCAAGATGGAAACTTTCAGAGATAATGTACAAGACATGATGGTGAAGGATGAGACTTTTGATATGCATATACAAAAGGTTGAAGCTGTCCTTAAAGATCTTACAATGACTACTGAAATCTCCCATTTACCAGACTCTCGTGCAAAAGATACATCAACCAGTGGTTCCGCCAATGTTGACATTTTCCCCATAAAGACAGAGGATCCTGTTAATGATGTACCATCAGATCTTTCTTTAAGAGAGTCATCTAGATATGAAGATAGTTCTTACAAAGACCCGTCTGAG ACAAATTTTGGGACTGTTGAGTTACAAAATCAACATAATTTACTCTTGGAGGAACTGGACTCTGGATCTTCAGAGTTATTTAGTCTTGACAGCGAGCTGGAGTTATTAAAGATGGCGGCGGAGAGGTTATTGGCAGACAAAAAGACGGGTGGGTCATATCTCGAACAGCTTAGTCAACAACTGGTGATCAAAAGGCGTAATATCACGGATATTAAAAAGCAATG GGACGATGTAAGGTTGACTTTGGAAACTAAAAAGCTACGTCTCTTGGACCAACTTCATGTTGAGGAACCAGAGGCTAAAGAGAAATTCCATAAGTTGAGAAAGACTGAACTGGATTTACAATCTCTCTCATCAGAAATTCAAAAGAG GGAAGATGAACGTTGTAACCTATACAATGAACTTGAGAGGCAGCCAAAAGCAGCGCCTCGGAAATCTTATATCCATGGGATTAAAGAAATAACTAAAAACAGCCGTAAACTGGACACTGATATTCAGAGGATTTCAGGGGAGACCAGGGAGCTACAATTAGAGAGTAACTCAATCCGCGAACGCCTGCACCGATCATATGCTGTTGTGGATGAAATAGTTACAAG GGAAGTGAGAAGAGACCCAGCGGTACGACAGGTCTACAAGCTACTGACCAGTATTCacagtatttttgagcaaatcTCTGAGAAAATTCTCATGACTGATCGGTTTAGAAGAGAAACAGCCGATTATGAAAAGAAGTTGGGGTCCATCACAGCTCGAGGCATGAGTTTAGAGAAACTACAAGCCGATCTGGATGCCATCAGGAAAGAAAACGATAGCTTAAAGAAATGA